In Afipia sp. GAS231, a single window of DNA contains:
- a CDS encoding YdcH family protein codes for MTDEDERELENELARLQQEHRDLDAAIDALHQSPAPDLLRLQRLKKRKLQLRDRIAFIEDQITPDIIA; via the coding sequence ATGACCGACGAAGATGAGCGCGAGCTCGAAAACGAACTCGCCAGGCTGCAGCAGGAGCACCGCGATCTCGACGCAGCGATCGACGCGCTGCATCAGTCGCCGGCGCCGGATCTGCTGCGGCTGCAGCGGTTGAAGAAACGCAAGCTGCAACTGCGCGACCGCATCGCCTTCATCGAAGACCAGATCACACCCGATATCATCGCCTGA
- the purE gene encoding 5-(carboxyamino)imidazole ribonucleotide mutase — MTAPIAIIMGSQSDWDTMRHAAETLTALGVDCDKRIVSAHRTPDRLFAFAKGAKAEGFKIIIAGAGGAAHLPGMAAALTELPVFGVPVESKALSGVDSLYSIVQMPAGVPVGTLAIGKAGAINAALLAASVLALNDTALAARLAAWRKQQTDAVKQHPEGSA; from the coding sequence ATGACCGCACCCATCGCCATCATCATGGGAAGCCAGTCGGACTGGGACACCATGCGCCATGCCGCCGAGACGCTGACCGCGCTCGGGGTCGATTGCGACAAACGCATCGTCTCGGCCCACCGCACCCCGGACCGGCTGTTCGCGTTCGCCAAGGGCGCCAAGGCCGAAGGCTTCAAGATCATTATCGCTGGCGCCGGCGGTGCTGCGCACCTGCCGGGCATGGCGGCGGCGCTGACGGAACTTCCGGTGTTCGGCGTTCCCGTCGAGTCCAAGGCGCTGTCGGGCGTCGATTCGCTCTACTCGATCGTGCAGATGCCGGCTGGCGTTCCCGTCGGCACGCTCGCGATCGGCAAAGCCGGCGCCATCAACGCCGCGCTGCTGGCGGCCTCGGTGCTGGCGCTGAACGACACCGCGCTGGCGGCGCGTCTGGCCGCGTGGCGCAAACAGCAGACCGACGCCGTCAAACAGCACCCGGAGGGTTCGGCGTGA
- a CDS encoding GGDEF domain-containing protein: MKKKTRATASRGSKRPKSAAAGQKAAPRRKATPVPRPAAAPADQRSTIRRLKAELAKAEARIEELRASADTDFLLDIPNRRGFERELHRSIAYIKRYHASGALIVLDVDRLKPINDAFGHAAGDQVLKAIVTTLLGQVRSSDVIGRLGGDEFALLLWHLSETDAKAKAASLEEMIDRLTFVFRGRTVHAGASTGVAILDTHSEAGRALEAADSAMYVRKAQRRHEVA, from the coding sequence ATGAAGAAGAAAACCAGGGCGACCGCCTCAAGGGGCTCAAAACGCCCCAAAAGTGCGGCGGCGGGGCAAAAAGCCGCGCCGCGCCGCAAGGCCACGCCTGTCCCCCGGCCGGCCGCCGCCCCGGCAGACCAGCGATCGACGATTCGCCGCCTGAAGGCGGAATTGGCGAAAGCTGAGGCGCGAATCGAGGAACTGCGGGCCTCCGCCGATACCGACTTCCTGCTCGATATTCCGAACCGGCGCGGTTTTGAACGGGAACTCCATCGTTCGATCGCCTACATCAAGCGCTATCACGCCAGCGGCGCCCTGATCGTGCTCGACGTCGACCGGTTGAAGCCGATCAACGATGCCTTCGGACACGCCGCAGGCGATCAGGTGCTCAAGGCCATCGTCACCACGCTGTTGGGACAGGTGCGCTCTTCCGACGTGATCGGCCGGCTCGGCGGCGACGAGTTCGCGCTGCTGCTGTGGCATCTCAGCGAAACCGACGCCAAGGCCAAGGCAGCCTCCCTGGAGGAGATGATCGACCGGCTGACCTTTGTTTTCCGCGGCCGCACCGTCCATGCCGGCGCGTCGACGGGGGTTGCGATTCTCGACACCCATTCGGAAGCCGGCCGCGCGCTGGAGGCAGCCGACAGCGCGATGTATGTGCGCAAGGCGCAACGGCGGCACGAAGTGGCGTGA
- a CDS encoding EAL domain-containing protein, whose product MAGKNWQAGGKNSIPALASLCLLAAAVPCEMAWGAPPSGGFAPASYIGTFDPNQIWEFLIGGIVVASFVGAVGVWVLSALRKSKRAKLRRNAFISSALNNLNQGVLMSDAQGRVVFCNDRFLDIYGFTRADVASCKTGRDLVELRRSRGLLNITVEEFAALARRPEGFVTEMPGGKSVLSKIFRLPNGGTIGTHEDCTEQRKLSRKLASTTQFLESVLDNVPVCVAAKNIEDGRYIFANRAFERFSRFSRDHIVGKRADEIFRPETAKSIDVADQSALKASEGYHRTELTVERGSEKRILASNRVIARNEHGEPEFLIALFDDVTERRSLSRELENTKKFLELVVDNIPVSLIVERVSDGRYLLANRSAETILNRRREDATGLTAADIFNPKEAKLIIARDEAAIKKRGLLTEEHPISTKDGLRLFLTRRMTVLDDAGEPQYLIKTHEDVTDRRQTESRMAHMAYHDGLTDLPNRAAFLQALAQMIEACAGTDEEFAVLCVDLDGLKEINDVFGHAMGDKLLIEVARRIQASARGGVVARLSGDEFGMIIDGKQPEAGKALAEKLAEAMSNEFPIDGKSVRTGVTTGISVFPHNGSDAASLLANAGAALFRAKAKSRGSISLFEPEMDQQIRDRRVLHQDLSVAIRNGELSLYYQPQATSGPTVATSEVIGFEALARWQHPLRGFVSPADFIPLAEESGLIVEMGQWILREACREAASWPVPLQIAVNLSPAQFMHGDVVSLVHSILLETGLAPDRLELEITEGVLIEDFDRGLALLRRLKALGVRISMDDFGSGYSSLSYLQAFPFDKIKIDRAFVMNLGRNPQSAAIVRAVIDLGHGLEMSIVAEGVETQEQLGFLSEEGCDAVQGYFIGKPLPIGQYATLVGRSDGDVIVMAHTRKTG is encoded by the coding sequence ATGGCTGGCAAGAATTGGCAGGCAGGCGGGAAGAATTCGATTCCGGCGCTGGCCTCATTGTGCCTGCTCGCCGCCGCCGTACCGTGCGAAATGGCATGGGGTGCACCGCCGTCCGGCGGCTTTGCGCCGGCAAGCTATATCGGCACATTTGATCCCAACCAGATCTGGGAATTCCTGATCGGCGGCATCGTCGTCGCGTCCTTTGTCGGCGCGGTCGGAGTCTGGGTGCTGAGCGCGTTGCGCAAGTCGAAGCGCGCCAAGTTACGTCGCAACGCCTTCATCAGTTCCGCCCTGAACAACCTCAATCAGGGCGTGTTGATGTCGGATGCGCAGGGCCGCGTCGTGTTCTGCAACGACCGCTTTCTCGATATCTACGGATTCACCCGCGCCGACGTCGCAAGCTGCAAGACCGGCCGCGACCTGGTCGAGTTGCGGCGCTCGCGCGGCCTGTTGAATATCACCGTCGAGGAATTTGCCGCACTGGCGCGCCGTCCCGAAGGCTTCGTCACCGAAATGCCCGGCGGGAAATCGGTGCTCTCGAAGATCTTCCGATTGCCGAACGGCGGTACGATCGGCACCCATGAGGACTGCACCGAACAGCGCAAGCTGTCGCGCAAGCTGGCCTCGACCACGCAGTTCCTGGAATCGGTGCTCGACAACGTTCCGGTCTGCGTCGCCGCCAAGAACATCGAGGACGGCCGCTATATCTTCGCCAACCGCGCCTTCGAACGTTTCTCGCGGTTCTCCCGCGATCATATCGTCGGCAAGCGCGCCGACGAGATCTTCCGGCCCGAAACCGCGAAAAGCATCGACGTCGCGGATCAATCGGCGCTGAAGGCGTCGGAGGGCTATCATCGCACCGAACTCACGGTCGAACGCGGTTCGGAGAAACGAATTCTCGCTTCCAACCGGGTGATCGCGCGCAACGAGCACGGCGAGCCGGAGTTCCTGATCGCGCTGTTCGACGACGTCACCGAACGCCGCTCGCTGTCGCGCGAGCTGGAGAACACCAAGAAGTTCCTGGAGCTCGTGGTCGACAACATTCCGGTGTCGCTGATCGTCGAGCGCGTCAGCGACGGGCGATACCTGCTCGCCAACCGCAGCGCGGAAACCATCCTCAATCGCCGCCGCGAGGACGCCACCGGGCTGACCGCTGCCGATATCTTCAACCCCAAGGAAGCCAAGCTGATCATCGCGCGCGACGAGGCCGCGATCAAGAAACGCGGCCTGCTCACCGAGGAACATCCGATCTCCACCAAGGACGGCCTGCGGCTGTTCCTGACCCGCCGCATGACCGTGCTCGACGACGCCGGCGAGCCGCAATATCTGATCAAGACCCATGAGGACGTCACCGACCGCCGCCAGACCGAGTCGCGGATGGCGCACATGGCCTATCACGACGGACTGACCGATCTGCCGAACCGCGCCGCGTTCCTGCAGGCGCTGGCTCAGATGATCGAGGCTTGCGCCGGTACCGACGAGGAATTCGCGGTGCTGTGCGTCGACCTCGACGGCCTGAAGGAAATCAACGACGTGTTCGGCCACGCCATGGGCGACAAGCTCCTGATCGAGGTCGCGCGCCGCATCCAGGCCTCCGCCCGCGGCGGTGTGGTCGCCCGGCTCTCCGGCGACGAATTCGGCATGATCATCGACGGCAAGCAGCCGGAGGCCGGCAAGGCGCTGGCCGAGAAGCTCGCCGAGGCGATGTCGAACGAATTTCCGATCGACGGCAAGTCGGTACGCACCGGCGTCACCACGGGCATCTCGGTGTTCCCGCACAACGGCTCGGACGCGGCCTCGCTGCTCGCCAATGCCGGCGCGGCGCTGTTCCGCGCCAAGGCGAAATCGCGCGGCTCGATCAGCCTGTTCGAACCCGAGATGGACCAGCAGATCCGCGACCGCCGGGTGCTGCACCAGGATCTTTCGGTCGCGATCCGGAACGGCGAACTGTCGCTGTACTACCAGCCGCAGGCCACCTCGGGCCCGACGGTCGCCACCAGCGAGGTCATCGGCTTCGAGGCGCTGGCGCGCTGGCAGCATCCGCTGCGCGGTTTCGTGTCGCCCGCCGATTTCATTCCGCTCGCCGAAGAAAGCGGCCTGATCGTCGAAATGGGCCAATGGATCCTGCGCGAAGCCTGCCGCGAGGCCGCCTCCTGGCCGGTGCCGCTGCAGATCGCCGTCAACCTGTCGCCGGCGCAGTTCATGCACGGCGACGTGGTCAGCCTGGTGCATTCGATCCTGCTCGAAACCGGGCTGGCGCCGGACCGGCTGGAACTCGAAATCACCGAGGGCGTGCTGATCGAGGATTTCGACCGCGGCCTCGCACTCTTGCGACGGCTGAAGGCGCTCGGCGTGCGGATCTCGATGGACGACTTCGGTTCCGGCTACTCCTCGCTCAGCTATCTGCAGGCGTTCCCGTTCGACAAGATCAAGATCGACCGCGCCTTCGTCATGAATCTCGGACGGAACCCGCAATCGGCGGCGATCGTCCGCGCCGTCATCGACCTCGGCCACGGCCTCGAAATGTCGATCGTCGCCGAAGGCGTGGAGACCCAGGAACAGCTCGGCTTCCTGTCGGAAGAGGGCTGCGACGCGGTGCAGGGCTATTTCATCGGCAAGCCGCTGCCGATCGGACAATACGCAACGCTCGTCGGCCGCAGCGACGGCGATGTCATTGTCATGGCGCATACGCGCAAGACCGGCTAG
- the rpsU gene encoding 30S ribosomal protein S21: protein MQVLVRDNNVDQALKALKKKMQREGIFREMKLRGHYEKPSEKKAREKAEAVRRARKLARKKLQREGLLPMKPKPVFGAGPGAERGAAGGGRGGPGAGRPPR, encoded by the coding sequence GTGCAGGTTCTCGTCCGCGATAACAACGTCGATCAAGCCCTCAAGGCGCTGAAGAAGAAGATGCAGCGCGAGGGTATTTTCCGCGAGATGAAGCTTCGCGGCCATTACGAAAAGCCCTCCGAGAAGAAGGCCCGTGAAAAGGCCGAAGCCGTGCGCCGCGCGCGCAAGCTGGCCCGCAAGAAGCTGCAGCGCGAAGGCCTGCTGCCGATGAAGCCGAAGCCGGTGTTCGGCGCTGGCCCCGGTGCCGAGCGCGGTGCTGCCGGCGGCGGCCGTGGTGGCCCGGGCGCAGGTCGTCCTCCGCGCTGA
- a CDS encoding 5-(carboxyamino)imidazole ribonucleotide synthase → MTASHPVKLKPGDTIGILGGGQLGRMLAMAAARLGLKSQVFSPDPDSPAFDVVQHATCAEYADVEALELFANDVDVITYEFENVPAATAMVLAARRPVLPAQKILETTQDRLVEKDFVKRLGIGTADYADVSSTETLRTAIARIGLPAVIKTRRFGYDGKGQAIIREGDDPGRVWEELGTKSAILEAFVPFEREISVIAARSADGHVESYDVTENEHRDHILKFSRVPAEISEALAAQARDIASQIANALDYVGVLAVEMFVVAGNGGPHVLVNEIAPRVHNSGHWTLDGASISQFEQHIRAIAGWPLGKPVRHGAVTMTNLIGDDILSYEQWLTVPGATVHLYGKGPPRPGRKMGHVTEVVPRSKT, encoded by the coding sequence GTGACGGCTTCCCATCCGGTGAAGCTGAAGCCAGGCGACACCATCGGAATTCTCGGCGGCGGACAATTGGGGCGGATGCTGGCCATGGCGGCGGCGCGGCTCGGGCTGAAGAGCCAGGTGTTCTCGCCCGATCCGGACTCGCCCGCCTTCGACGTGGTGCAGCACGCGACCTGCGCGGAATATGCCGATGTCGAGGCGCTGGAACTGTTCGCCAACGACGTCGACGTCATCACCTATGAATTCGAGAACGTGCCGGCCGCGACCGCGATGGTGTTGGCCGCGCGCCGTCCCGTGCTGCCCGCGCAGAAAATCCTGGAGACCACGCAGGACCGGTTGGTCGAGAAGGATTTCGTCAAGCGGCTCGGCATCGGCACCGCCGATTACGCTGACGTGTCGTCAACCGAGACCTTGCGCACCGCGATCGCCCGCATCGGCTTGCCCGCCGTGATCAAGACCCGCCGCTTCGGCTATGACGGCAAGGGCCAGGCGATCATCCGCGAGGGCGATGATCCGGGCCGTGTCTGGGAAGAGCTCGGCACCAAGTCGGCGATCCTCGAGGCGTTCGTTCCGTTCGAGCGCGAAATCTCCGTGATCGCAGCGCGCTCGGCGGACGGTCATGTCGAGAGTTACGACGTCACCGAAAACGAACACCGCGACCATATTCTCAAGTTCTCGCGGGTGCCGGCCGAGATCTCCGAGGCGCTGGCGGCGCAGGCGCGCGATATCGCAAGCCAGATCGCCAATGCACTGGACTATGTCGGCGTGCTCGCGGTCGAGATGTTCGTGGTCGCCGGAAACGGCGGCCCTCACGTGCTGGTCAACGAGATCGCGCCACGGGTGCACAATTCCGGACACTGGACGCTGGACGGCGCCTCGATCTCCCAATTCGAGCAGCACATCAGGGCGATCGCCGGCTGGCCGCTCGGCAAGCCGGTCCGGCATGGCGCTGTCACCATGACCAATCTGATCGGCGACGATATCCTGAGCTACGAGCAGTGGCTGACGGTTCCCGGCGCCACCGTGCACCTCTACGGCAAGGGCCCGCCCCGGCCGGGCCGCAAGATGGGCCATGTCACCGAAGTGGTGCCGCGTTCCAAAACATAG
- a CDS encoding NAD(P)/FAD-dependent oxidoreductase, which translates to MDRVDCVVIGAGVIGLAIARKLALAGREVIVLEAAEGIGTVTSSRNSEVIHAGIYYRAGSLMAQMCVSGRHALYRYCADHGIPHRNCGKLIVATTPKETEKLQSIRAHAEANGVEGMQLLTGEAARELEPALNCDAALLSPSTGIIDSHAYMLALKGDAEERGAAYAFHTPLLRARANAGRIEIEAGGDAPMTLACDLLVNAAGLGAPAAARSIEGMPVELIPCAYLAKGNYFSCSARAPFSRLIYPVPEPGGLGVHLTLDMAGQARFGPDVEWVESIDYAVDPARAEKFYPAIRRYWPTLPDGALMPSYSGIRPKIVPPAVATQDFLIQGPRDHGVTGLINLFGIESPGLTSSLAIADHVGGLANL; encoded by the coding sequence ATGGACAGAGTTGATTGCGTCGTTATTGGAGCGGGGGTGATCGGGCTTGCGATCGCACGCAAACTCGCTCTGGCCGGTCGCGAAGTGATCGTGCTGGAGGCGGCCGAGGGCATCGGCACCGTGACCTCCTCGCGCAACAGCGAGGTGATCCATGCCGGGATCTACTACCGCGCCGGCAGCCTGATGGCGCAGATGTGCGTCAGCGGCCGGCACGCGCTGTATCGGTATTGCGCCGATCACGGCATTCCGCATCGCAATTGCGGCAAGCTGATCGTGGCCACCACGCCGAAAGAAACCGAAAAGCTGCAATCGATCCGGGCGCATGCCGAAGCCAACGGCGTCGAAGGCATGCAGTTGCTCACGGGCGAAGCGGCGCGCGAACTGGAGCCGGCGCTGAACTGCGACGCGGCGCTGCTGTCGCCCTCCACCGGCATTATCGACAGCCACGCCTACATGCTGGCGTTGAAGGGCGATGCGGAAGAGCGAGGCGCCGCCTACGCATTCCATACGCCGCTGTTGCGCGCACGGGCGAACGCCGGCCGCATCGAGATCGAGGCCGGCGGCGACGCACCGATGACGCTGGCCTGCGATCTGCTGGTCAACGCGGCTGGCCTCGGCGCACCCGCGGCGGCGCGCAGCATCGAGGGCATGCCGGTCGAATTGATCCCGTGTGCTTATCTGGCCAAGGGAAATTATTTCAGTTGCAGCGCGCGGGCGCCATTTTCACGCCTGATCTATCCGGTGCCGGAGCCCGGCGGCCTCGGGGTGCATCTCACGCTCGACATGGCCGGCCAGGCCCGCTTCGGCCCCGACGTGGAATGGGTCGAGAGCATCGACTACGCGGTCGATCCTGCGCGCGCGGAAAAATTCTATCCCGCGATCCGGCGCTATTGGCCGACGCTGCCGGACGGCGCGCTGATGCCGAGCTATTCCGGAATCCGGCCGAAGATCGTGCCGCCCGCGGTCGCCACGCAGGATTTCCTGATCCAGGGCCCGCGCGACCACGGTGTTACCGGGCTGATCAATCTGTTCGGAATCGAATCGCCGGGACTGACGTCCTCGCTCGCCATCGCTGACCATGTCGGCGGACTGGCCAATCTGTAA
- a CDS encoding YdcH family protein gives MALQAHLVELERKHKILENELHEALVHLSTDDLQIVELKRRKLMVKDQIERLRHTSSETLH, from the coding sequence ATGGCACTACAGGCGCATCTTGTTGAACTTGAACGTAAACACAAGATCCTCGAAAACGAATTGCACGAAGCGCTCGTGCACCTTTCCACAGACGATTTGCAAATTGTCGAGTTGAAGCGCCGCAAGTTGATGGTCAAGGACCAGATCGAGCGGTTGAGACACACCAGCAGCGAAACGCTGCACTAG
- a CDS encoding tetratricopeptide repeat protein, translated as MCALPLCGCSFDLGSWGPDKEKPQQQAETKPTDNISARSVSDAQGYATRGQVLAKSGNNEEALAEFERALALDPYNVRALYGRGLIRQAEKEHQQAIEDFTAANGLSPQKAEPLLARANSYFALDKAKEAVADLDEAVQADPNSALAWSSRGAAYERMGDKANASASYSRALALRPKDEAARSGLARTGG; from the coding sequence ATGTGCGCGCTTCCCTTGTGCGGCTGCTCGTTCGACCTGGGATCGTGGGGGCCGGACAAGGAAAAGCCGCAGCAGCAGGCCGAGACAAAGCCGACCGACAATATCAGCGCCCGCAGCGTCAGCGACGCCCAGGGCTACGCGACGCGCGGTCAGGTTCTGGCCAAATCCGGCAACAACGAAGAAGCGCTTGCCGAATTCGAGCGCGCGCTCGCGCTCGATCCCTACAATGTACGGGCGCTCTACGGACGCGGCCTGATCCGACAGGCAGAGAAAGAACATCAGCAGGCGATCGAGGATTTCACCGCTGCCAATGGCCTGTCGCCGCAGAAGGCCGAGCCGCTGCTCGCCCGCGCCAACAGTTACTTCGCACTCGACAAGGCCAAGGAAGCGGTCGCTGATCTCGACGAGGCGGTACAGGCCGATCCGAACAGCGCGCTAGCCTGGTCCAGCCGCGGCGCCGCCTATGAGCGGATGGGCGACAAGGCCAACGCATCCGCTTCCTACAGCCGCGCGCTGGCACTTCGGCCCAAGGACGAAGCCGCGCGAAGCGGCCTCGCGCGTACCGGCGGGTAA
- the aqpZ gene encoding aquaporin Z, whose translation MNAKKYAAEAIGTFWLTFAGCGSAVIAAAFPQVGIGLVGVSLAFGLSVVTMAYAIGHVSGCHLNPAVTVGLAAGGRFPAGQILPYVIAQVVGAIVAAALLYVIASGAAGFDVTKGFASNGYDAHSPGGYSMVACFITEVVMTMMFLFIIMGATHGNAPAGFAPLAIGLALVMIHLVSIPVTNTSVNPARSTGPALFVGGWALVQLWMFWVAPLIGGLLGGAIYRWLSEEPTGTVEGGQKA comes from the coding sequence ATGAATGCAAAAAAATACGCCGCTGAGGCAATCGGAACCTTTTGGCTTACTTTTGCGGGTTGCGGCAGCGCCGTCATCGCCGCAGCCTTTCCGCAGGTCGGGATCGGCCTCGTCGGCGTGTCGCTCGCCTTCGGCCTGAGCGTGGTCACGATGGCCTATGCGATCGGCCATGTGTCCGGTTGCCATCTCAATCCCGCCGTGACGGTTGGTCTTGCTGCCGGCGGGCGTTTCCCGGCCGGCCAGATCCTGCCCTATGTGATCGCGCAGGTCGTTGGCGCGATTGTCGCCGCCGCGTTGCTCTATGTGATCGCAAGCGGCGCGGCCGGATTCGATGTCACCAAGGGCTTTGCGTCGAATGGGTATGACGCACATTCCCCCGGTGGGTACAGCATGGTGGCCTGCTTTATCACCGAGGTGGTGATGACCATGATGTTCCTGTTCATCATCATGGGCGCCACCCACGGCAACGCACCGGCCGGCTTTGCGCCGCTGGCGATCGGCTTGGCGCTGGTGATGATCCATCTCGTCAGCATCCCCGTCACCAACACCTCGGTCAATCCGGCGCGCAGTACCGGGCCGGCATTGTTCGTCGGCGGATGGGCGCTGGTGCAGCTCTGGATGTTCTGGGTCGCGCCGCTGATCGGCGGCTTGCTGGGCGGAGCGATCTATCGCTGGCTCAGTGAGGAGCCGACCGGCACGGTGGAAGGCGGGCAAAAAGCCTGA
- a CDS encoding glycerol-3-phosphate dehydrogenase, producing MADYDLAIIGGGLNGVSVARDATGRGLRVILLEQGDLGAGASSASPRLIHGDLAGLERRRFLRVHRALAERDTWLKTAPHLVRPMRFAIPAHSDERPAWQLRSWLLFYDRLASRNGLPASATVDVTHHPVGNALKRPFGTAFEYSDCVVDDSRLVILNAVDAAARGAVIRTGARCTRAERGATWRLVTIDRGHRQVVTARAVVNASGAWTASVAETVLRQRPPKADIMQISQIVVRRLFDSDNVYVFQNSDGRLIFASPYERDFTLIGTVGHAFKGDPAIVAMPAGDVAYLCDAANRYFRERVEPVDVVRTVSGVNMAMDSASRRSPRDGAITFDHGRGKAPLITIFGGDVTTSRRRAEKAVSKLTPFYPMSARWTAKAPLPGGDFAWGRFDNEVDEARARWRFLSEDQARRLVAAYGTNVKAILGEAKDRADLGPAFGPELTGAEVRYLMAQEWARFPDDILWRRTKLGLTMPPADREALAAFMATKATEPSCAAP from the coding sequence ATGGCGGACTACGATCTTGCGATTATCGGCGGTGGCTTGAATGGCGTCAGCGTTGCGCGCGACGCCACTGGACGCGGTCTGCGCGTGATCCTGCTGGAGCAGGGCGATCTCGGCGCCGGCGCATCCTCGGCATCGCCACGGCTGATCCATGGCGATCTGGCGGGGCTGGAGCGCCGCCGCTTTCTTCGCGTCCACCGGGCGCTGGCCGAACGCGACACCTGGCTCAAGACCGCGCCGCATCTGGTGCGCCCGATGCGCTTTGCGATCCCCGCCCATTCCGACGAACGCCCGGCCTGGCAGTTGCGATCGTGGCTGTTGTTCTACGATCGGCTGGCCTCGCGCAACGGCCTGCCGGCCTCCGCCACCGTCGATGTCACCCATCATCCGGTCGGCAATGCGTTGAAGCGGCCGTTCGGCACCGCGTTCGAATATTCCGATTGTGTCGTCGATGATTCCCGGCTGGTGATCCTGAACGCGGTCGATGCGGCGGCGCGCGGTGCCGTGATCCGCACCGGCGCGCGATGTACCCGGGCGGAACGGGGCGCAACGTGGCGGCTGGTGACGATCGATCGCGGCCATCGCCAGGTCGTGACCGCGCGTGCCGTGGTCAACGCGAGCGGCGCCTGGACCGCTTCGGTCGCCGAGACCGTGTTGCGCCAGCGGCCGCCGAAAGCTGATATCATGCAGATCAGCCAGATCGTGGTTCGCCGCCTGTTCGACAGCGACAATGTCTATGTGTTCCAGAACAGCGACGGCCGGCTGATTTTCGCCAGCCCCTATGAGCGCGATTTCACGCTGATCGGCACCGTCGGCCATGCCTTCAAGGGCGATCCCGCCATCGTCGCGATGCCGGCCGGCGACGTCGCCTATCTCTGCGATGCCGCCAATCGCTATTTTCGCGAGCGAGTCGAGCCGGTCGACGTGGTGCGGACGGTTTCCGGCGTGAACATGGCGATGGACTCCGCAAGCCGGCGATCGCCACGCGATGGCGCCATCACATTCGACCACGGACGCGGCAAGGCGCCGCTGATCACGATCTTCGGTGGCGACGTCACCACTTCGCGCCGGCGCGCGGAGAAGGCCGTCTCGAAGCTGACGCCGTTCTATCCGATGTCGGCGCGCTGGACCGCGAAGGCGCCGCTGCCGGGCGGCGATTTTGCCTGGGGCCGCTTCGACAACGAAGTCGACGAGGCGCGGGCGCGCTGGCGGTTTCTCAGCGAGGATCAGGCGCGTCGGCTGGTCGCTGCCTATGGCACCAACGTCAAGGCGATCCTTGGTGAGGCAAAGGATCGCGCCGACCTCGGGCCGGCGTTCGGTCCGGAACTGACCGGCGCGGAAGTGCGCTATCTGATGGCGCAGGAATGGGCGCGCTTCCCCGACGATATCCTGTGGCGCCGCACCAAACTCGGCCTCACCATGCCGCCCGCCGATCGTGAGGCGTTGGCGGCATTCATGGCGACGAAGGCCACCGAACCATCATGCGCCGCGCCATAG